The following are from one region of the Falco biarmicus isolate bFalBia1 chromosome 1, bFalBia1.pri, whole genome shotgun sequence genome:
- the ABHD18 gene encoding protein ABHD18 isoform X2 produces the protein MGVSKLDVLYRKLLLTKLFIRGWGKPEDLKRIFEFRKIIGNREKCQTLVSKDYPVFIDKVEEQSDCKILEGHFISPLAHYVPGILPVESLVARFQFIIPRRWNSKHRPVCIHLAGTGDHHFWRRRTLMARPMIKEACMASLLLENPYYILLKPKDQLRSCLKNVSDLFVMGGALVLESAALLHWLEREGYGPLGMTGISMGGHMASLAVTNWPKPLPLIPCLSWSTASAVFTTGVLSKAVNWRELEKQYFTQTVYEEEIIKMLEYCGTDSFKMGQDFVKNFPDSVDSLEDVDVTSRMFDLDSSNQTVSKEAVHSFATNKSTLSASSERLLMQDAPKMQCINQTFSTSSNSNKNLTSPQGHRINKRRKSDTLQRESLRFMKGVMDECTHVANFSVPVDPSLIIVVQAKEDAYIPRTGVRSLQEIWPGCEIRYLDGGHVSAYLFKQGLFRQAIYDAFDRFLQKYTV, from the exons AATATTTGAATTCAGAAAGATTATTGGAAACAGGGAAAAATGCCAGACGCTGGTTTCAAAAGATTACCCAGTTTTCATTGACAAG GTTGAGGAGCAATCTGACTGTAAAATCCTTGAGGGGCACTTCATTTCCCCATTGGCTCATTATGTCCCAGGTATCCTGCCAGTCGAATCTCTTGTAGCAAg ATTTCAGTTCATTATACCCAGAAGATGGAATAGCAAGCACAGACCTGTGTGCATTCATTTAGCAGGCACTGGAGATCAT CACTTCTGGAGGAGACGCACATTAATGGCACGCCCAATGATTAAAGAAGCCTGTATGGCATCTCTATTGCTAGAAAATCCTTATTATATCCTTTT AAAACCTAAGGATCAATT ACGgtcatgtttaaaaaatgtctcGGACCTGTTTGTGATGGGAGGAGCTCTTGTTCTAGAATCGGCAGCTCTTTTGCACTGGCTAGAGAGAGAAGGCTATGGACCGCTAGGGATGACTGGAATATCCATGGGAGGACAT ATGGCTTCACTGGCAGTGACAAACTGGCCTAAACCATTGCCATTGATTCCGTGTCTTTCCTGGTCAACAGCTTCTGCAGTCTTTACTACg GGTGTGTTGAGCAAGGCAGTGAACTGGAGGGAGCTggagaaacagtattttacacAAACTGTTTATGAAGAAGAAATCATAAAAATGCTTGAATACTGTGGA aCGGATTCTTTCAAGATGGGGCAAGACTTTGTTAAAAACTTCCCTGACAGTGTGGACAGTCTGGAGGATGTGGATGTGACTTCCAGAATGTTTGACCTTGATTCTTCAAACCAGACTGTATCTAAAGAAGCTGTTCACAGCTTTGCCACAAATAAAAGTACTCTAAGTGCCTCATCAGAAAGACTCTTAATGCAAGATGCTCCTAAAATGCAGTGCATAAATCAAACATTTTCAACCAGTAGCAATAGCAATAAAAACTTAACCAGCCCACAAGGACACAggataaataaaagaagaaagagtgaCACTTTACAGAGAGAATCCTTAAGGTTCATGAAAGGAGTGATGGATGAATGTACACATGTAGCCAACTTCTCAG ttcCAGTTGACCCAAGTTTGATCATAGTTGTACAAGCTAAGGAGGATGCATATATTCCTCGGACTGGGGTGCGCAGTCTTCAAGAAATCTGGCCTGGGTGTGAAATTAGGTATCTGGATGGAGGTCATGTCAGTGCCTACCTCTTCAAACAAGGGCTCTTCAG aCAAGCGATTTATGATGCATTTGACCGCTTCCTTCAGAAATACACAGTTTAA
- the ABHD18 gene encoding protein ABHD18 isoform X1, with translation MGVSKLDVLYRKLLLTKLFIRGWGKPEDLKRIFEFRKIIGNREKCQTLVSKDYPVFIDKVEEQSDCKILEGHFISPLAHYVPGILPVESLVARFQFIIPRRWNSKHRPVCIHLAGTGDHHFWRRRTLMARPMIKEACMASLLLENPYYGCRKPKDQLRSCLKNVSDLFVMGGALVLESAALLHWLEREGYGPLGMTGISMGGHMASLAVTNWPKPLPLIPCLSWSTASAVFTTGVLSKAVNWRELEKQYFTQTVYEEEIIKMLEYCGTDSFKMGQDFVKNFPDSVDSLEDVDVTSRMFDLDSSNQTVSKEAVHSFATNKSTLSASSERLLMQDAPKMQCINQTFSTSSNSNKNLTSPQGHRINKRRKSDTLQRESLRFMKGVMDECTHVANFSVPVDPSLIIVVQAKEDAYIPRTGVRSLQEIWPGCEIRYLDGGHVSAYLFKQGLFRQAIYDAFDRFLQKYTV, from the exons AATATTTGAATTCAGAAAGATTATTGGAAACAGGGAAAAATGCCAGACGCTGGTTTCAAAAGATTACCCAGTTTTCATTGACAAG GTTGAGGAGCAATCTGACTGTAAAATCCTTGAGGGGCACTTCATTTCCCCATTGGCTCATTATGTCCCAGGTATCCTGCCAGTCGAATCTCTTGTAGCAAg ATTTCAGTTCATTATACCCAGAAGATGGAATAGCAAGCACAGACCTGTGTGCATTCATTTAGCAGGCACTGGAGATCAT CACTTCTGGAGGAGACGCACATTAATGGCACGCCCAATGATTAAAGAAGCCTGTATGGCATCTCTATTGCTAGAAAATCCTTATTAT GGCTGTAGAAAACCTAAGGATCAATT ACGgtcatgtttaaaaaatgtctcGGACCTGTTTGTGATGGGAGGAGCTCTTGTTCTAGAATCGGCAGCTCTTTTGCACTGGCTAGAGAGAGAAGGCTATGGACCGCTAGGGATGACTGGAATATCCATGGGAGGACAT ATGGCTTCACTGGCAGTGACAAACTGGCCTAAACCATTGCCATTGATTCCGTGTCTTTCCTGGTCAACAGCTTCTGCAGTCTTTACTACg GGTGTGTTGAGCAAGGCAGTGAACTGGAGGGAGCTggagaaacagtattttacacAAACTGTTTATGAAGAAGAAATCATAAAAATGCTTGAATACTGTGGA aCGGATTCTTTCAAGATGGGGCAAGACTTTGTTAAAAACTTCCCTGACAGTGTGGACAGTCTGGAGGATGTGGATGTGACTTCCAGAATGTTTGACCTTGATTCTTCAAACCAGACTGTATCTAAAGAAGCTGTTCACAGCTTTGCCACAAATAAAAGTACTCTAAGTGCCTCATCAGAAAGACTCTTAATGCAAGATGCTCCTAAAATGCAGTGCATAAATCAAACATTTTCAACCAGTAGCAATAGCAATAAAAACTTAACCAGCCCACAAGGACACAggataaataaaagaagaaagagtgaCACTTTACAGAGAGAATCCTTAAGGTTCATGAAAGGAGTGATGGATGAATGTACACATGTAGCCAACTTCTCAG ttcCAGTTGACCCAAGTTTGATCATAGTTGTACAAGCTAAGGAGGATGCATATATTCCTCGGACTGGGGTGCGCAGTCTTCAAGAAATCTGGCCTGGGTGTGAAATTAGGTATCTGGATGGAGGTCATGTCAGTGCCTACCTCTTCAAACAAGGGCTCTTCAG aCAAGCGATTTATGATGCATTTGACCGCTTCCTTCAGAAATACACAGTTTAA
- the ABHD18 gene encoding protein ABHD18 isoform X3 produces MARPMIKEACMASLLLENPYYGCRKPKDQLRSCLKNVSDLFVMGGALVLESAALLHWLEREGYGPLGMTGISMGGHMASLAVTNWPKPLPLIPCLSWSTASAVFTTGVLSKAVNWRELEKQYFTQTVYEEEIIKMLEYCGTDSFKMGQDFVKNFPDSVDSLEDVDVTSRMFDLDSSNQTVSKEAVHSFATNKSTLSASSERLLMQDAPKMQCINQTFSTSSNSNKNLTSPQGHRINKRRKSDTLQRESLRFMKGVMDECTHVANFSVPVDPSLIIVVQAKEDAYIPRTGVRSLQEIWPGCEIRYLDGGHVSAYLFKQGLFRQAIYDAFDRFLQKYTV; encoded by the exons ATGGCACGCCCAATGATTAAAGAAGCCTGTATGGCATCTCTATTGCTAGAAAATCCTTATTAT GGCTGTAGAAAACCTAAGGATCAATT ACGgtcatgtttaaaaaatgtctcGGACCTGTTTGTGATGGGAGGAGCTCTTGTTCTAGAATCGGCAGCTCTTTTGCACTGGCTAGAGAGAGAAGGCTATGGACCGCTAGGGATGACTGGAATATCCATGGGAGGACAT ATGGCTTCACTGGCAGTGACAAACTGGCCTAAACCATTGCCATTGATTCCGTGTCTTTCCTGGTCAACAGCTTCTGCAGTCTTTACTACg GGTGTGTTGAGCAAGGCAGTGAACTGGAGGGAGCTggagaaacagtattttacacAAACTGTTTATGAAGAAGAAATCATAAAAATGCTTGAATACTGTGGA aCGGATTCTTTCAAGATGGGGCAAGACTTTGTTAAAAACTTCCCTGACAGTGTGGACAGTCTGGAGGATGTGGATGTGACTTCCAGAATGTTTGACCTTGATTCTTCAAACCAGACTGTATCTAAAGAAGCTGTTCACAGCTTTGCCACAAATAAAAGTACTCTAAGTGCCTCATCAGAAAGACTCTTAATGCAAGATGCTCCTAAAATGCAGTGCATAAATCAAACATTTTCAACCAGTAGCAATAGCAATAAAAACTTAACCAGCCCACAAGGACACAggataaataaaagaagaaagagtgaCACTTTACAGAGAGAATCCTTAAGGTTCATGAAAGGAGTGATGGATGAATGTACACATGTAGCCAACTTCTCAG ttcCAGTTGACCCAAGTTTGATCATAGTTGTACAAGCTAAGGAGGATGCATATATTCCTCGGACTGGGGTGCGCAGTCTTCAAGAAATCTGGCCTGGGTGTGAAATTAGGTATCTGGATGGAGGTCATGTCAGTGCCTACCTCTTCAAACAAGGGCTCTTCAG aCAAGCGATTTATGATGCATTTGACCGCTTCCTTCAGAAATACACAGTTTAA
- the ABHD18 gene encoding protein ABHD18 isoform X4 has product MGGALVLESAALLHWLEREGYGPLGMTGISMGGHMASLAVTNWPKPLPLIPCLSWSTASAVFTTGVLSKAVNWRELEKQYFTQTVYEEEIIKMLEYCGTDSFKMGQDFVKNFPDSVDSLEDVDVTSRMFDLDSSNQTVSKEAVHSFATNKSTLSASSERLLMQDAPKMQCINQTFSTSSNSNKNLTSPQGHRINKRRKSDTLQRESLRFMKGVMDECTHVANFSVPVDPSLIIVVQAKEDAYIPRTGVRSLQEIWPGCEIRYLDGGHVSAYLFKQGLFRQAIYDAFDRFLQKYTV; this is encoded by the exons ATGGGAGGAGCTCTTGTTCTAGAATCGGCAGCTCTTTTGCACTGGCTAGAGAGAGAAGGCTATGGACCGCTAGGGATGACTGGAATATCCATGGGAGGACAT ATGGCTTCACTGGCAGTGACAAACTGGCCTAAACCATTGCCATTGATTCCGTGTCTTTCCTGGTCAACAGCTTCTGCAGTCTTTACTACg GGTGTGTTGAGCAAGGCAGTGAACTGGAGGGAGCTggagaaacagtattttacacAAACTGTTTATGAAGAAGAAATCATAAAAATGCTTGAATACTGTGGA aCGGATTCTTTCAAGATGGGGCAAGACTTTGTTAAAAACTTCCCTGACAGTGTGGACAGTCTGGAGGATGTGGATGTGACTTCCAGAATGTTTGACCTTGATTCTTCAAACCAGACTGTATCTAAAGAAGCTGTTCACAGCTTTGCCACAAATAAAAGTACTCTAAGTGCCTCATCAGAAAGACTCTTAATGCAAGATGCTCCTAAAATGCAGTGCATAAATCAAACATTTTCAACCAGTAGCAATAGCAATAAAAACTTAACCAGCCCACAAGGACACAggataaataaaagaagaaagagtgaCACTTTACAGAGAGAATCCTTAAGGTTCATGAAAGGAGTGATGGATGAATGTACACATGTAGCCAACTTCTCAG ttcCAGTTGACCCAAGTTTGATCATAGTTGTACAAGCTAAGGAGGATGCATATATTCCTCGGACTGGGGTGCGCAGTCTTCAAGAAATCTGGCCTGGGTGTGAAATTAGGTATCTGGATGGAGGTCATGTCAGTGCCTACCTCTTCAAACAAGGGCTCTTCAG aCAAGCGATTTATGATGCATTTGACCGCTTCCTTCAGAAATACACAGTTTAA